One Globicephala melas chromosome 6, mGloMel1.2, whole genome shotgun sequence genomic window carries:
- the LOC115863899 gene encoding spermatogenesis-associated protein 31D4-like, producing MGFREWNVLSFLNSVIDPYLSCDSTSLDIYRNLIVLCELVLLLLLLWYLVSLPFSPTFSKTKDIRKRQGRAKRRRKGGTPKGWRCHQTEIEEKTKLISILKSLLGQHDDNTRIHRLLCPDPFCEVCNNATAEINRLLLPGALEDSASSVSPLASTAPVTESSFTLSPAFSTVPPRDLTPASLLEPSPLPPSVLSPSPMTPLVDSFSPSPLGHSLAPEPFPSLDSEFPVDYSPPQPLAFPPLLPHDTHTADPVLPREATLSPDTVFSLDPTLSQDINPLSDLAQAMNHPDSFACHHAPPTLMSLSPQPECTLSVTQSVTPEQENLSPDSSGGLSTCVSTIRGTEHSSLSIADFSWRQAHAKDSFPSTLAQCDFNQEFLDLHSSEASFGGDPAANLVEPGNLSFLSPDVLALLERQVQKRSDFLMWKEKENEKDSFPEQLRPDYQRNSSWKMLESTADKHDSAVCLPFWSSRDKSEELHVRQQPPYPKTLEDHLQQKPIQFFWGLPSLHSESLPSAVHVLADSSSIFIFNRNSNASTGQESPVLPDPLPLSLPEIQPEPLPQTLPQSQPLPLTRVQSQADPQSPLPVIPSDPLPQIRTYGVSFHRPQDESQSLSSSEIQQLEWNILQKQQENLWGLPSVVQRSWEDFCPSAPNTPRHRAPQARVSISILPGEFPLGDEVRKKLEHHLRKRLIQHWWGLPRRIYESVSLILPPNGFSEASESVSNNGVSLISVFKGQSSKNGNVGLRQTGGFHERSSEMFQLEEGVGKDLGHSLENGPKDHLLNDPKSSSGKDLGYDSEKDLKSQMVSLSEKNPRMSAESLGQRQLQNVLKVHLSKKFGEINEGRLPGTVHNSWHAIKQTLLLSVKSHTQTKQRSVPSSVGAAYSLNTFQDLTFVDSNTQQMLEAHIKRFRMRMLWALPRKVLESIQIFKLKDASSQSLSHANLPSSTNVISEADSKSGSFKSFRGSSESLHGDKAGTTNSAPVPDRSLPATSPVGKGGQRVLRQSRSDVNRRLAEDVQRIKDARQTPLSVSLSITGKAGPRQTQLANRYPQKLLAKQAGARYEPKHRSVSSSDKGEMQRGKKVEKSEPVSMPRLSREVFAAEEPDPLQLKTSDMVTTSKPGSAQMINVNENKAETTVTTGSPPPKLPVRQDPKSLDLKEQLFRELNFKLENREHSQAQGQPTDTSLASDNLTYEASLTHAQGVSGGDMGASQVLHVHLEDRGIRMEQQQKPWAPKQDKNFPPTAKRVSPLEPKAKELDGGDKGLGTSQLRRKSFPTQEKVLGQTRASKSSQTLSQKGQPLPEGHNGKRMMHFLQWLYSGIKYESQEDAQEKGSPISTVQNRGLVKSKAAFTGTTEAQKIVTDNGKFLEEQLGCQHAIDVTCSQGPRPPPVQVRKTQQKAEVQVRTEPVQVYPVNYRAPSCKVTNIKSCHQISSPTFAGQIYPPSTRQIRDKKRHPQKVVAFKDQQLCHRHLPPVSHGEPVPHPSPTHRRQAGQAPTAALSTAEGTVSGHRSLLFRQKTILQNSQGGRLPIQK from the exons ATGGGATTCAGAGAATGGAATGTTCTCTCATTTTTGAACAGCGTTATCGACCCATATCTGAGCTGTGACTCAACATCCTTGGATATTTACCGAAACCTCATCGTCCTGTGCGAGTTGGTGTTGCTTCTTCTGTTGCTGTGGTACCTGGTGAGCTTGCCATTTTCACCTACCTTCAGTAAAACCAAAGACATCCGAAAG cGTCAGGGCAGagccaagaggagaaggaaaggtgGAACACCGAAAG GTTGGAGATGTCACCAGACAGAAATAGAGGAGAAAACGAAGCTGATTTCTATTCTGAAAAG CCTCCTGGGCCAGCACGATGACAACACCCGCATTCATCGGCTCTTATGTCCAGACCCCTTCTGTGAGGTGTGTAATAATGCAACTGCTGAGATCAATCGGCTGCTACTCCCAGGGGCCCTGGAAGATTCTGCTTCCTCTGTGTCCCCGTTGGCTTCCACAGCTCCTGTGACTGAGTCGTCATTTACTCTGTCCCCTGCCTTCTCAACAGTCCCTCCAAGAGACCTAACACCAGCCTCTCTTCTTGAGCCTTCCCCACTGCCCCCCTCCGTTCTCTCCCCTAGCCCAATGACCCCCTTAGTTGACTCTTTTTCACCCTCCCCATTGGGTCATTCTCTGGCACCAGAGCCTTTTCCTTCCTTGGATTCCGAATTCCCAGTGGACtattccccaccccaaccccttgCCTTTCCCCCTCTCCTACCACATGACACTCACACAGCAGATCCTGTTCTCCCACGAGAGGCCACTTTGTCTCCGGATACCGTTTTCTCTCTTGACCCCACCCTTTCCCAAGATATCAATCCCCTATCAGATTTGGCCCAGGCAATGAATCACCCCGATTCTTTTGCTTGTCATCATGCACCACCAACTCTGATGTCTCTTTCACCACAGCCAGAGTGCACTTTATCTGTGACTCAATCTGTGACTCCAGAACAGGAGAACTTATCTCCAGATAGCTCTGGTGGGTTATCCACTTGTGTGTCAACAATCAGAGGCACTGAGCATTCAAGCCTGTCAATTGCAGACTTCTCCTGGCGGCAAGCTCATGCCAAAGACTCGTTCCCTTCCACGTTGGCACAATGTGATTTCAATCAGGAGTTTCTTGACCTCCATTCTTCAGAGGCCTCTTTTGGGGGAGACCCTGCAGCCAACCTTGTAGAGCCTGGTAACCTCTCATTTCTCAGCCCTGATGTCCTGGCACTCCTGGAGAGACAAGTCCAAAAGAGGAGCGATTTCCTGatgtggaaggaaaaggaaaatgaaaaagattcTTTTCCAGAACAACTTAGGCCAGACTACCAACGAAATTCTTCGTGGAAAATGTTAGAGTCAACTGCTGATAAGCATGACTCGGCAGTCTGCCTTCCCTTTTGGAGCAGCAGAGACAAATCAGAGGAGCTGCATGTGCGTCAGCAGCCCCCATATCCTAAGACCCTGGAGGACCATTTACAGCAAAAACCTATCCAGTTCTTCTGGGGTCTCCCGTCTCTGCACAGCGAGTCCTTGCCCTCTGCTGTTCATGTCTTGGCTGACAGTTCCTCAATCTTTATTTTCAATAGAAACTCGAATGCCTCCACAGGCCAAGAATCACCAGTGCTTCCTGATCCCCTGCCTCTGTCCTTGCCTGAGATTCAGCCTGAGCCCTTGCCTCAAACCCTGCCTCAATCTCAGCCCCTACCTCTCACTCGGGTCCAGTCCCAGGCCGACCCTCAGTCTCCACTCCCAGTCATACCATCTGATCCTCTACCCCAGATCAGGACCTATGGAGTAAGTTTCCACAGACCTCAGGATGAGTCCCAGTCTCTCTCCTCATCTGAAATTCAACAGCTGGAATGGAACATTTTGCAGAAACAACAGGAAAATTTGTGGGGTTTACCCTCTGTGGTCCAAAGATCTTGGGAAGACTTTTGTCCATCAGCTCCTAACACTCCTCGCCACCGGGCCCCCCAGGCCCGTGTTTCAATCTCCATCCTTCCTGGGGAGTTTCCTCTCGGTGATGAAGTTCGGAAGAAACTAGAGCATCACCTTCGAAAGAGGCTCATCCAACACTGGTGGGGCCTGCCCCGCAGAATCTACGAGTCTGTGTCACTGATATTGCCTCCAAATGGTTTTTCAGAGGCATCTGAGTCGGTGAGCAACAATGGAGTCTCACTGATCTCTGTGTTTAAGGGTCAGAGTAGCAAAAATGGAAATGTTGGATTGAGGCAAACTGGAGGCTTCCATGAGAGGAGCTCAGAAATGTTCCAGCTAGAGGAAGGTGTGGGGAAGGATCTGGGACACAGCCTAGAGAATGGCCCAAAAGATCACCTGTTGAATGACCCAAAGAGCTCTTCAGGTAAGGATCTGGGGTATGACTCTGAGAAAGACCTAAAGAGTCAGATGGTGAGTCTCTCAGAGAAAAATCCAAGGATGTCAGCAGAGAGTCTAGGTCAGAGACAACTTCAAAATGTCCTAAAAGTACATTTGAGCAAGAAGTTTGGAGAAATAAATGAGGGTCGGCTCCCTGGGACTGTGCATAATTCATGGCATGCTATCAAGCAAACATTGCTTCTTTCTGTGAAATCCCACACCCAAACAAAACAGAGAAGTGTGCCATCATCAGTGGGTGCGGCCTACTCCCTGAATACCTTCCAGGACCTGACTTTTGTTGATTCCAATACACAACAGATGCTGGAAGCCCATATTAAAAGGTTTCGTATGAGGATGTTGTGGGCCCTTCCCCGCAAGGTCCTTGAATCCATACAGATCTTTAAATTGAAAGATGCCTCATCCCAGTCCTTGTCTCATGCCAACTTGCCCTCCTCAACCAATGTGATTTCTGAGGCAGACTCCAAATCTGGGAGCTTCAAATCCTTTAGAGGAAGTTCTGAATCTCTCCATGGAGACAAAGCGGGAACAACAAATTCAGCCCCTGTCCCGGATCGTTCTCTCCCTGCCACCTCACCTGTGGGCAAAGGAGGACAGAGGGTCCTGAGACAATCACGCTCTGATGTCAACCGTAGGCTGGCAGAGGATGTTCAGAGAATTAAGGATGCCAGACAGACTCCTCTGTCTGTTTCACTCTCCATCACAGGGAAAGCAGGTCCTAGACAGACTCAACTAGCCAACAGATATCCCCAAAAGCTGCTTGCAAAGCAAGCTGGGGCCAGATATGAGCCGAAGCATAGGAGTGTGAGTTCcagtgataaaggagaaatgcAACGGGGCAAAAAGGTGGAGAAGTCAGAACCTGTTTCCATGCCCAGATTGTCTAGGGAGGTATTCGCGGCTGAGGAGCCTGATCCTCTTCAATTAAAAACTAGTGACATGGTGACAACTAGCAAGCCAGGGAGCGCCCAAATGATAAATGTGAATgagaataaagcagaaactaccgtGACCACTGGAAGCCCCCCACCCAAATTACCAGTTCGCCAAGATCCTAAATCATTAGACCTTAAAGAACAACTGTTCCGTGAGTTAAACTTTAAACTGGAGAACAGGGAGCATAGCCAGGCTCAAGGCCAACCCACTGACACATCCCTTGCTTCAGATAACTTGACTTATGAGGCCTCACTGACTCATGCCCAAGGTGTCTCAGGTGGGGACATGGGAGCTTCCCAGGTGCTGCATGTCCATTTGGAGGACAGAGGAATCAGGATGGAGCAGCAGCAGAAACCTTGGGCCCCTAAGCAGGATAAGAACTTCCCACCGACTGCAAAGAGAGTGAGCCCTCTGGAGCCCAAGGCAAAAGAGCTTGATGGAGGGGATAAAGGCTTGGGGACATCCCAACTTAGGAGGAAGAGTTTCCCTACTCAGGAGAAGGTACTAGGGCAGACACGTGCGAGCAAGTCTTCCCAGACCCTATCACAGAAGGGACAGCCTCTTCCTGAAGGCCATAACGGAAAAAGAATGATGCACTTCTTGCAATGGCTTTATTCTGGGATAAAATACGAAAGTCAAGAAGATGCCCAGGAAAAGGGCAGCCCCATATCAACTGTGCAGAACAGAGGCCTAGTTAAAAGTAAAGCTGCCTTTACTGGGacaactgaagctcagaaaatcGTGACAGACAATGGGAAGTTCCTAGAGGAGCAACTGGGGTGTCAGCATGCAATTGATGTCACCTGCTCTCAAGGGCCCCGTCCTCCCCCAGTGCAGGTGAGGAAAACTCAGCAAAAGGCGGAAGTGCAGGTCCGGACAGAGCCTGTCCAGGTATATCCTGTCAACTACAGGGCTCCCTCCTGTAAAGTGACAAATATCAAGTCCTGCCATCAAATATCAAGTCCTACCTTTGCTGGCCAGATTTATCCTCCAAGTACAAGACAGATCAGAGATAAGAAGAGACACCCCCAGAAAGTTGTGGCATTCAAGGACCAGCAACTATGTCACAGACATCTCCCACCAGTGTCCCACGGGGAGCCTGTGCCCCATCCAAGCCCCACCCACAGGCGTCAAGCTGGCCAGGCACCCACGGCTGCTCTCAGCACTGCTGAAGGCACTGTGTCTGGACATCGGTCTCTACTCTTTAGACAGAAAACAATTCTCCAGAATTCCCAGGGAGGAAGACTTCCCATCCAGAAATAA